The Candidatus Neomarinimicrobiota bacterium region CTCCGTATTCTTCAAAACGGTTGATGATCGCCAGCGCTCCAAAGGCTGTCGCTTCAACCAATGCGCGGTAGATCTCTTCGGGCTTGGTATGCAAGGTCTGCCCCAGCAGTAATCCGGTAAGCCTCTGGTCAACAAGAATGGTCCGGTTGCCATTGTTCCAGTCCAGGGCCAGCAGGCCTGATTGTCCCGGTTTCAGTTCAGCGGCTTTTCTGGTCAGCTCTTGGTGGGAGCCGATGTCCTTCCCACCCGGTTGAACGTAGTTAACAAACCAGTTAAAAATATCACCGACGGCAGATTGCCCGGCTTCCAGCCCCCAGAACCCGGGCAAAACGGACCCGTCAACGATGCCGCAAATCCCGGGCACATCTTCCTCCAAATCAGCAGTAACGAGCACGTCACAGGTGCTGGTACCGATGATTTTGACCAGCGTTCCTTGCTTGACGCCGGCACCGATCGCGCCCAGATGGGCGTCAAAAGCGCCCATTGCCACCGGTATTCCGGGACGCAGTCCGAGATTCTGAGCCCACTCATCCGTGAGAAAGCCCGCCGGCATATCCACCGTATGGGATTCATCGTAAAGCCGGTCGCGCAGGGCAGCGAGCTGCGGATCGAGTCTGGCAAGAAATTCCTTTGCCGGAAGTCCGCCCCAGCCATTATTGAACATCGCCTTATGGCCAGCCGCACAGCGACCGCGTTTAATCTTTTCCGGTACAGTATTTCCCGTTAATACCGCCGGGATATAATCACAACACTCCACCCAGGTATAAGCAGCAGCAAAAACTGCCGGATCCACTCTCAGACAATGGAGAATTTTACTGAAGAACCACTCTGAAGAATAGATACCGCCACACTTCGCCAGATATTCCGGATGCTCTCTGGCTGCTAATTCGGTTATCTCCGCAGCTTCGGCATGGGAAGTGTGATCCTTCCACAACCAGGCCTGAGCGTTGGGATTATC contains the following coding sequences:
- a CDS encoding ribulokinase, producing the protein MASTIGFDFGTNSVRCLIVDVNDGEELGTAVHVYETGEAGIITDPTDHNLARQNPADYHTGLEAATKGALAQAAVRNLNFSPDDIIGIGVDTTGSTPLSVDRNGVPLSMHEQFNDNPNAQAWLWKDHTSHAEAAEITELAAREHPEYLAKCGGIYSSEWFFSKILHCLRVDPAVFAAAYTWVECCDYIPAVLTGNTVPEKIKRGRCAAGHKAMFNNGWGGLPAKEFLARLDPQLAALRDRLYDESHTVDMPAGFLTDEWAQNLGLRPGIPVAMGAFDAHLGAIGAGVKQGTLVKIIGTSTCDVLVTADLEEDVPGICGIVDGSVLPGFWGLEAGQSAVGDIFNWFVNYVQPGGKDIGSHQELTRKAAELKPGQSGLLALDWNNGNRTILVDQRLTGLLLGQTLHTKPEEIYRALVEATAFGALAIINRFEEYGVMIEDIVSCGGVTEKNAMLMQIYADVTGREMKISKSAQTCALGAAIAAAVVAGKNKGGFDDFEAAQSAMCHVKEVSYSPIPGNHEVYKALYRLYKQLHDAFGLKGGPCDLSNVMKELLEIKERANA